In Marasmius oreades isolate 03SP1 chromosome 1, whole genome shotgun sequence, one DNA window encodes the following:
- a CDS encoding uncharacterized protein (BUSCO:EOG09264KDO) — MLSFPSLTMLLASAARTIPVTPTTGRRAASAIATKYSNAVYAAALAKSPQVLSQVHTELAHVAATMKQTPEVNAFIHNPTLSAKDRGAGLNSLFYRIESSGAKKTPISDITKNLLAVLSENGRLGEMEGVIEGFNDLIAQYKGELTVTVTSAAPLQKDILGRLETILKQSQAAQKAKTIKLTNKVNASILGGIVVDFGDKTIDLSAQSRVTKLNNALHQAV, encoded by the exons ATGCTCTCTTTCCCATCGTTGACAATGTTGCTCGCGTCTGCTGCACGTACGATTCCCGTTACTCCAACTACAGGTCGCCGAGCTGCTTCAGCTATTGCCACTAAGTATTCCAATGCTGTCTACGCGGCTGCTCTCGCAAAGTCACCCCAGGTTCTCAGCCAAGTTCATACCGAACTCGCCCATGTAGCCGCGACCATGAAGCAAACGCCAGAAGTCAATGCTTTCATCCATAATCCCACTCTCTCCGCCAAAGACCGGGGAGCTGGTTTGAACTCCCTCTTTTACCGCATAGAGTCTTCTGGTGCAAAGAAAACTCCCATATCCGATATCACGAAGAACCTCTTGGCAGTCTTGTCGGAAAACGGCCGTTTAGGAGAGATGGAAGGCGTTATTGAAGGCTTCAACGACCTTATTGCGCAATACAAAGGAGAGCTCACGGTCACCGTTACTTCTGCTGCACCTCTTCAGAAGGATATACTCGGCCGCCTCGAAACGATCCTCAAACAGTCCCAAGCCGCCCAGAAGGCCAAAACTATCAAACTCACCAACAAG GTTAACGCATCCATTCTCGGAGGAATCGTTGTCGATTTTGgcgacaagaccattgatcTCAGCGCTCAATCTCGCGTCACGAAGCTTAATAACGCACTACACC AGGCTGTTTGA